A genomic region of Chionomys nivalis chromosome 12, mChiNiv1.1, whole genome shotgun sequence contains the following coding sequences:
- the LOC130884775 gene encoding peptidyl-prolyl cis-trans isomerase A-like, translating into MVNPTVFFNIAADGEPLGRVSFELFADKVPKTAENFRALSTGEKGFGYKGFSFHRIIPGFMCQGGDFTRHNGTCGRSIYGEKFEDENFILKHTGPGILSMANAGPNTNGSQFFICTTKTEWLDGKHVVFGKVKEGMNIVEAMERFGSRNGKNSKITISDCGQL; encoded by the coding sequence ATGGTCAACCCCACTGTGTTCTTCAACATTGCGGCCGATGGCGAGCCCTTGGGCCGCGTCTCCTTCGAGCTGTTTGCAGACAAagttccaaagacagcagaaaactttcgtgctctgagcactggagagaaaggatttggATATAAGGGTTTTTCCTTTCACAGGATTATTCCAGGATTCATGTGCCAGGGTGGTGACTTCACACGCCACAATGGCACTTGCGGCAGATCCATCTACGGAGAAAAATTTGAGGATGAGAACTTCATCCTGAAGCATACAGGTCCTGGCATCTTGTCCATGGCAAATGCTGGACCAAACACAAACGGTTCCCAGTTTTTTATCTGTACCACCAAAACTGAGTGGCTGGACGGCAAACATGTGGTCTTTGGGAAGGTGAAAGAAGGCATGAACATTGTGGAAGCCATGGAGCGTTTTGGGTCCAGGAATGGCAAGAACAGCAAGATCACCATTTCCGACTGTGGACAACTCTAA
- the Dok2 gene encoding docking protein 2 isoform X1 — protein MVRMEEAVVKQGFLHFQQHQTFGKKWRRFTAVLYGESGCALARLELQDGPEKTRRGEATRKVVRLSDCLRVAEVGSEANSPRDTSAFVLETKERLYLLAAPSAERCDWIQAICLLAFPGQRKEPLGLEEKTDRPCMEENELYSSSTAGVSCKEYTVTIRPTEASERCRLRGSYTLRTGMSALELWGGPEPGTQLYDWPYRFLRRFGRDKVTFSFEAGRRCVSGEGNFEFETRQGNEIFQALEEAIAAQKNATPSGPPTLPATGSMMPAVLPRPESPYSRPHDSLPSPSPGTSVPGIRPGGPEGEYAVPFDTVALSLEKSFRGILKGPRRLLPDPLYDSIQEDRGAPPPDHIYDEPEGMATLSLYDRPRETLGETWREQPTADGGPKPLQQDSSVPGWPQVTEYDNVILKKVPK, from the exons ATGGTCAGGATGGAGGAGGCCGTCGTGAAGCAGGGTTTCCTGCATTTTCAGCAGCACCAGACCTTTGGCAAG AAGTGGCGCCGGTTCACAGCCGTGTTATATGGAGAGTCTGGCTGTGCCCTAGCCAGACTGGAGCTCCAGGATGGCCCAGAGAAGACGCGGCGAGGAGAGGCCACTCGGAAGGTTGTGCGCCTCAGTGACTGCTTACGGGTGGCTGAGGTAGGCAGTGAGGCCAACAGTCCCCGGGACACCAGTGCCTTCGTCCTGGAGACCAAGGAGCGTCTGTACCTGCTGGCAGCTCCCTCAGCAGAGCGCTGTGACTGGATACAGGCCATCTGCCTGTTGGCTTTCCCG GGCCAGAGGAAGGAGCCCCTGGGGctggaggaaaagacagacagaccctGCATGGAGGAGAATGAATTGTATAGCAGCTCTACAGCAG GGGTCTCCTGTAAGGAATACACTGTGACCATTAGACCTACAGAAGCCAGCGAGCGGTGCCGGCTCCGAGGGTCCTATACTCTCCGGACCGGGATGAGCGCCCTGGAGCTATGGGGTGGCCCTGAGCCAGGCACACAGCTATATGACTGGCCCTACAGGTTTCTTCGGCGCTTTGGGAGGGACAAG GTGACATTTTCCTTTGAGGCTGGCCGACGCTGTGTCTCTGGAGAAGGCAACTTTGAGTTTGAAACAAGACAAGGCAATGAGATCTTCCAAGCCCTAGAAGAGGCCATTGCTGCCCAGAAGAATGCCACCCCTTCTGGGCCTCCAACCCTGCCAGCCACAGGGTCCATGATGCCCGCTGTACTGCCTCGGCCTGAAAGTCCCTATTCCCGGCCCCACGattctctgccttctccttcccccGGCACATCGGTGCCTGGTATAAGGCCAGGGGGCCCCGAGGGGGAATATGCTGTACCCTTTGATACAGTGGCTCTCTCCCTGGAGAAGAGCTTCAGGGGCATCCTGAAAGGGCCTCGACGGCTCCTTCCTGACCCACTATATGACAGCATTCAGGAGGATCGCGGGGCTCCTCCACCCGACCATATATATGATGAGCCCGAGGGCATGGCTACCCTCTCCCTATATGACAGACCGCGGGAGACCCTGGGGGAGACATGGAGAGAGCAGCCTACTGCTGACGGGGGTCCCAAACCCCTCCAGCAGGAttcctctgtgcctggctggCCACAGGTAACGGAGTATGACAATGTCATACTTAAAAAAGTCCCAAAGTAA
- the Dok2 gene encoding docking protein 2 isoform X2, translated as MVRMEEAVVKQGFLHFQQHQTFGKKWRRFTAVLYGESGCALARLELQDGPEKTRRGEATRKVVRLSDCLRVAEGQRKEPLGLEEKTDRPCMEENELYSSSTAGVSCKEYTVTIRPTEASERCRLRGSYTLRTGMSALELWGGPEPGTQLYDWPYRFLRRFGRDKVTFSFEAGRRCVSGEGNFEFETRQGNEIFQALEEAIAAQKNATPSGPPTLPATGSMMPAVLPRPESPYSRPHDSLPSPSPGTSVPGIRPGGPEGEYAVPFDTVALSLEKSFRGILKGPRRLLPDPLYDSIQEDRGAPPPDHIYDEPEGMATLSLYDRPRETLGETWREQPTADGGPKPLQQDSSVPGWPQVTEYDNVILKKVPK; from the exons ATGGTCAGGATGGAGGAGGCCGTCGTGAAGCAGGGTTTCCTGCATTTTCAGCAGCACCAGACCTTTGGCAAG AAGTGGCGCCGGTTCACAGCCGTGTTATATGGAGAGTCTGGCTGTGCCCTAGCCAGACTGGAGCTCCAGGATGGCCCAGAGAAGACGCGGCGAGGAGAGGCCACTCGGAAGGTTGTGCGCCTCAGTGACTGCTTACGGGTGGCTGAG GGCCAGAGGAAGGAGCCCCTGGGGctggaggaaaagacagacagaccctGCATGGAGGAGAATGAATTGTATAGCAGCTCTACAGCAG GGGTCTCCTGTAAGGAATACACTGTGACCATTAGACCTACAGAAGCCAGCGAGCGGTGCCGGCTCCGAGGGTCCTATACTCTCCGGACCGGGATGAGCGCCCTGGAGCTATGGGGTGGCCCTGAGCCAGGCACACAGCTATATGACTGGCCCTACAGGTTTCTTCGGCGCTTTGGGAGGGACAAG GTGACATTTTCCTTTGAGGCTGGCCGACGCTGTGTCTCTGGAGAAGGCAACTTTGAGTTTGAAACAAGACAAGGCAATGAGATCTTCCAAGCCCTAGAAGAGGCCATTGCTGCCCAGAAGAATGCCACCCCTTCTGGGCCTCCAACCCTGCCAGCCACAGGGTCCATGATGCCCGCTGTACTGCCTCGGCCTGAAAGTCCCTATTCCCGGCCCCACGattctctgccttctccttcccccGGCACATCGGTGCCTGGTATAAGGCCAGGGGGCCCCGAGGGGGAATATGCTGTACCCTTTGATACAGTGGCTCTCTCCCTGGAGAAGAGCTTCAGGGGCATCCTGAAAGGGCCTCGACGGCTCCTTCCTGACCCACTATATGACAGCATTCAGGAGGATCGCGGGGCTCCTCCACCCGACCATATATATGATGAGCCCGAGGGCATGGCTACCCTCTCCCTATATGACAGACCGCGGGAGACCCTGGGGGAGACATGGAGAGAGCAGCCTACTGCTGACGGGGGTCCCAAACCCCTCCAGCAGGAttcctctgtgcctggctggCCACAGGTAACGGAGTATGACAATGTCATACTTAAAAAAGTCCCAAAGTAA